A window of Selenomonas ruminantium subsp. lactilytica TAM6421 contains these coding sequences:
- a CDS encoding hydrogenase-4 component E, whose amino-acid sequence MEYLVVLLLFVVFVQTRVMELRRSVVALMAQSVIVACACLLAGLNHGLMHALIPFVLTLGVKVIFIPTAMLKLIKRITDEREIFSDINVNYSTMAAAAFLVFGYVLGNRFMLDPMQQDIFAATIMMIMMGLALMVMRKRAILQICGLITLENGIYLLGLIITEGLPLVVELGVFLDVLIAVVVLVILTNRMSLSFMTTDTTVMRKLKG is encoded by the coding sequence AGACCCGTGTGATGGAGCTGCGCCGCTCGGTGGTGGCGCTGATGGCCCAGTCGGTGATCGTGGCCTGTGCCTGCCTGCTGGCCGGCCTCAATCATGGCCTGATGCATGCCCTGATTCCCTTTGTGTTGACGCTGGGGGTAAAGGTCATCTTCATTCCCACGGCGATGCTGAAACTCATCAAACGCATTACCGATGAGCGGGAAATCTTTTCCGATATCAATGTGAACTATTCCACCATGGCTGCGGCAGCTTTCCTGGTTTTCGGCTATGTGCTGGGCAATCGTTTCATGCTGGACCCCATGCAGCAGGATATCTTTGCCGCCACCATCATGATGATCATGATGGGGCTGGCCCTGATGGTTATGCGCAAGCGCGCCATCCTGCAGATCTGCGGCCTGATCACGCTGGAGAACGGCATTTATCTCTTAGGTTTGATCATCACAGAAGGACTGCCGCTGGTGGTGGAGCTGGGCGTGTTCCTGGATGTATTGATTGCCGTGGTGGTACTGGTAATCCTGACCAATCGCATGAGTCTTTCCTTTATGACCACGGATACGACGGTAATGAGAAAATTGAAGGGCTGA